In Aquiflexum balticum DSM 16537, a single genomic region encodes these proteins:
- a CDS encoding CusA/CzcA family heavy metal efflux RND transporter, giving the protein MLDKIIQFSVKNKLIIGLLTLALIGVGIYSMSTVNLGSVPDITNNQVQVMTVSPNLATEDIEQFVTYPVELAMGNLPGVDEIRSISRFGLSVVTIVFEDDMGTYLPRQLVQEKLNELKETIPEKFGSPTMGPISTGLGQIYEYTIQPLEGYDSLYSPMELRTIQDWIVKRQLTLLDGVVEVNSFGGYIKQYEIAINPEKLNALNVSISQVYEALARNNVNTGGAYIEKNRMSNFIRGEGLVRSLDDIRKIVIKTENGIPVTVGDVAEKVHFGHQVRYGAFTQDGKEAVGGIIMMLKGSNPNAVIQNVKERMEEVEKSLPEGLTINTIIDQSDLISRTTDTVKTNLIEGALIVIFALVFLLGSLRGGIITATTIPLSLLFAFILMKQFNVWANLMSLGAIDFGIIIDGAVIIIEGTVYEIQKRIRSGKLKFNQEVMDEVAYDSGSTMMGSAFFGQIIILIVFTPILFLTGVEGKMFQPMAYTFGFAMIGAIFLCLTYVPMMSALFMKPVQNKKNWFGRFERWLEKVSDKIIDGIQWVYLPLLKGALRFKAIVITVAIVLLVAAGFIFSRMGGEFVPQLDEGDIAMQALIRPGSSLSESKEVSIKIENLLLESFPEIKTVTARIGVADIPTDPMPMDIADMYLILEKDKDKWVSAETKDELIEQIKEKLETNLTGVNLVFTQPVELRFNELLEGVREDIAVKLYGEDLEVLSAKVQEMADIISTVPGAGDVNPERTSGLPQMTVRYNRDKIAQYGLDIQKINEYVSSAFAGGVAGVIFEGEKRFDLVIRFDEAHRKSIDDLRTLYIDLPDGTQVPIKEVADISYVPGPMQISRDNTYRRTYVGVNTRGRDVESVVNDIQEKLDAQLDLPPGYYISYGGEFENLERAKSRLTIVVPIALFLIFILLYFALKSFSQSIMIYIAIPLAAIGGVFALWVRDMPFSISAGVGFIVLFGVAVLNGLVLINRFNSLKEEGVTSIRDRIFTGTKERIRPIMLTATTDILGFLPMAFSASAGAEVQRPLATVVIGGMLTATLLTLVVLPVLYTFVEGRSDKRNNLSAPNVNVIIILIICGGLFGVPAMANAQQQEQKNDSLPTITLEQARERAIESYPKIQSARLEIENQEVLKKTAWDFGNTQVFTGKEEVGNGSEMSAEGVYTKIGIQQQIDIFGIGPKLRLQKERVALAEKALDLSVIELEREVSRAWGIAYAAKNTYRVYQRLDSIFIDIERAARIRLETEATSKLEYLATSNQANQVQIQKEQAYRDYLSALQRLNLWFANDTLFTVPDIPAGQLDQPLNYAADSLISHPLLNVSKQRVKVADATIKERRSQFLPQLQGQYGWQQVDGQPGFYQYQIGIRFPLFFGPELGRTQSAKIQRDIANQNLRQTQLELNTAYQNSREQYLKWHNSWVYYRDEALPLAEEQRSGAIAAYREGAIDYVTFLQNIRDAIRIEVDSWDAFGNYLDSRYQLEYYLRTSN; this is encoded by the coding sequence ATGCTGGATAAAATCATTCAATTTTCGGTCAAGAACAAACTGATCATTGGCCTGCTTACGCTGGCGCTCATAGGCGTAGGCATCTACTCCATGTCCACAGTCAACCTGGGCTCGGTCCCGGATATTACCAATAACCAGGTACAGGTGATGACCGTATCGCCTAACCTGGCCACAGAAGATATTGAACAGTTTGTAACCTACCCGGTGGAACTGGCTATGGGAAACCTGCCCGGAGTAGATGAGATACGCTCCATTTCCCGGTTTGGCCTTTCGGTGGTCACCATCGTTTTTGAAGACGATATGGGCACTTACCTGCCCCGCCAACTGGTACAGGAAAAACTGAACGAATTAAAAGAGACCATACCGGAGAAATTCGGCAGCCCCACAATGGGTCCGATCTCTACCGGGCTGGGTCAGATCTATGAATACACCATTCAGCCACTGGAGGGTTATGATTCATTGTATTCCCCGATGGAGCTGCGTACCATACAGGACTGGATCGTAAAAAGACAGTTGACGCTACTTGATGGTGTAGTGGAAGTTAACTCCTTTGGTGGCTACATCAAGCAATATGAAATAGCGATCAATCCCGAGAAGCTCAACGCCCTGAACGTGAGCATCTCCCAGGTATATGAGGCCCTGGCAAGAAATAATGTGAATACGGGGGGCGCTTATATTGAAAAGAACAGGATGTCCAACTTCATCAGGGGGGAAGGCCTGGTGCGCTCCCTGGATGATATCCGGAAGATTGTCATAAAAACGGAAAACGGCATCCCGGTCACTGTAGGTGATGTGGCGGAAAAAGTACATTTCGGACACCAGGTGCGCTACGGAGCTTTCACGCAGGATGGCAAAGAAGCAGTTGGTGGCATCATTATGATGCTGAAGGGTTCCAACCCGAATGCAGTGATACAGAATGTAAAAGAACGCATGGAAGAAGTGGAAAAGTCTCTTCCCGAAGGTCTGACGATCAATACGATTATCGACCAGAGCGATCTGATTTCCAGGACTACCGATACGGTAAAAACCAACCTGATTGAAGGAGCCCTGATCGTGATTTTTGCCCTGGTATTCCTGCTCGGCAGTTTGCGTGGAGGCATTATTACAGCTACCACCATTCCTCTTTCCTTACTCTTTGCCTTCATTTTAATGAAACAATTCAATGTTTGGGCCAACCTGATGAGCCTTGGAGCAATTGACTTTGGGATCATCATTGACGGGGCGGTGATCATCATTGAAGGCACGGTGTATGAAATTCAAAAGCGTATTCGCTCCGGTAAGTTAAAATTCAATCAGGAGGTAATGGATGAGGTGGCCTATGATTCAGGCAGCACCATGATGGGATCGGCCTTTTTCGGACAGATTATCATCCTCATTGTATTTACCCCCATCTTATTCCTTACCGGGGTGGAAGGTAAGATGTTTCAGCCGATGGCCTATACATTTGGCTTTGCCATGATTGGTGCCATTTTCCTTTGTCTGACGTATGTACCGATGATGTCGGCCTTGTTTATGAAACCTGTTCAAAACAAAAAGAACTGGTTTGGACGATTTGAACGCTGGCTGGAAAAGGTTAGTGATAAAATAATAGATGGCATTCAATGGGTTTATTTGCCTTTGCTAAAAGGTGCGCTGCGTTTTAAAGCAATTGTGATCACCGTAGCTATTGTGCTACTAGTAGCAGCCGGTTTCATTTTTTCACGTATGGGAGGGGAGTTTGTGCCACAGCTTGATGAAGGAGATATCGCGATGCAGGCACTCATCAGGCCCGGAAGTTCCCTAAGTGAGTCTAAAGAGGTATCAATCAAGATTGAGAACCTGTTGCTGGAAAGTTTTCCCGAAATAAAAACAGTAACTGCCAGAATTGGGGTGGCCGATATCCCTACGGACCCCATGCCGATGGATATAGCCGATATGTACCTCATATTGGAAAAAGATAAAGATAAATGGGTTTCAGCTGAAACCAAGGACGAGCTAATTGAGCAAATCAAGGAAAAGCTGGAAACCAATCTGACCGGGGTTAACCTGGTATTTACCCAGCCGGTAGAGCTGCGTTTTAATGAGTTGCTGGAAGGGGTACGGGAGGACATTGCCGTAAAACTCTATGGCGAAGACCTGGAAGTGCTTTCCGCAAAAGTGCAGGAAATGGCGGATATAATTTCTACCGTGCCAGGAGCCGGTGATGTAAACCCAGAACGTACATCAGGACTTCCCCAAATGACCGTTCGTTACAATCGGGATAAAATTGCCCAATATGGATTGGACATTCAAAAGATCAATGAGTATGTGAGTTCAGCCTTTGCAGGTGGTGTGGCCGGGGTGATTTTTGAAGGTGAAAAAAGATTTGATCTGGTCATCCGCTTTGATGAGGCGCACCGGAAAAGTATTGATGACCTGCGCACACTCTACATTGATCTACCCGATGGTACCCAAGTTCCGATAAAAGAAGTGGCCGACATTAGCTATGTGCCTGGCCCCATGCAGATCTCCCGGGACAATACGTATAGACGCACTTATGTGGGGGTCAATACAAGAGGTCGTGATGTGGAGTCAGTAGTAAACGATATTCAGGAAAAACTGGATGCACAACTAGACTTGCCTCCGGGTTATTATATTTCCTACGGTGGGGAGTTTGAAAACCTTGAGCGGGCTAAAAGCAGGTTAACAATTGTTGTTCCCATAGCACTCTTTTTGATCTTCATACTGCTTTATTTTGCGCTAAAGTCATTTTCTCAATCCATTATGATCTATATAGCTATTCCACTGGCAGCTATTGGGGGAGTATTTGCACTTTGGGTTAGAGATATGCCATTTAGTATTTCAGCGGGAGTTGGTTTTATTGTGCTTTTTGGTGTAGCTGTCCTGAACGGTTTGGTATTGATCAACCGATTTAATTCCCTAAAAGAGGAAGGAGTCACCAGCATCAGGGACCGCATTTTTACAGGAACTAAAGAACGGATCAGGCCTATCATGCTTACCGCAACCACGGATATTCTCGGATTTCTTCCTATGGCATTTTCAGCGTCTGCAGGAGCAGAAGTGCAGCGGCCTTTGGCTACTGTGGTAATTGGTGGTATGCTTACTGCCACCTTGCTTACGCTGGTAGTGCTGCCGGTGCTTTACACTTTTGTAGAAGGAAGAAGCGATAAAAGAAATAACCTGAGTGCACCAAATGTCAATGTGATCATCATATTGATTATTTGTGGTGGATTGTTTGGTGTACCGGCTATGGCTAATGCCCAGCAGCAGGAACAAAAGAATGACAGCCTACCAACGATTACATTAGAGCAAGCCAGGGAGAGGGCAATTGAGAGTTATCCAAAAATTCAATCAGCTCGCCTGGAAATAGAAAACCAGGAGGTACTGAAAAAAACAGCCTGGGACTTTGGTAACACACAAGTGTTTACCGGTAAAGAAGAGGTAGGAAATGGTTCAGAGATGAGTGCTGAGGGAGTATATACCAAAATCGGTATCCAACAGCAGATTGACATCTTTGGCATAGGGCCAAAGCTCAGGCTCCAGAAAGAACGGGTGGCACTGGCTGAAAAAGCACTTGACCTCTCCGTGATAGAGCTGGAGCGTGAAGTAAGCCGTGCCTGGGGCATAGCTTATGCCGCGAAAAATACTTATCGGGTCTATCAGCGGCTCGATTCTATTTTTATCGATATTGAGCGGGCGGCCCGTATCAGGCTGGAAACAGAAGCAACCTCCAAACTGGAATACCTGGCTACCTCCAATCAGGCTAACCAGGTGCAAATTCAAAAAGAGCAGGCTTACCGCGATTACCTGAGCGCTTTGCAAAGGCTCAACCTGTGGTTTGCCAACGATACGCTTTTTACGGTACCGGATATCCCGGCTGGTCAGTTGGATCAACCGCTAAATTATGCAGCGGATTCTCTGATAAGCCATCCTTTGCTCAATGTTTCAAAACAGCGGGTAAAGGTAGCAGATGCCACAATCAAAGAAAGGCGATCACAGTTTCTCCCACAGTTGCAAGGGCAGTATGGCTGGCAGCAGGTTGACGGACAGCCCGGCTTTTATCAATATCAGATTGGGATACGCTTTCCACTCTTTTTCGGGCCTGAGCTGGGCAGGACACAGTCTGCCAAAATCCAAAGGGATATAGCCAACCAAAACCTGCGCCAGACTCAACTGGAGCTAAACACAGCTTATCAGAATTCAAGAGAACAGTATTTGAAATGGCACAACTCCTGGGTTTATTATCGTGATGAAGCGCTTCCCCTGGCAGAGGAGCAAAGATCAGGGGCTATCGCGGCCTATCGTGAAGGCGCTATTGACTATGTGACGTTTCTACAAAACATCCGGGATGCCATACGCATAGAAGTGGACTCGTGGGATGCGTTTGGCAACTACCTGGACAGCCGCTATCAACTGGAATACTACTTAAGGACATCAAATTAA
- a CDS encoding copper-translocating P-type ATPase translates to MEKHNHDHQKHHHHEHGSETKKSHSSGHQTNNKSDHQHGHHDHHAMMIEDFKKRFWISLVLTVPILALSHMIQQLIGFEITFFGDQYVLFGLSSILFFYGGWPFLKGLWDELKDKNPGMMTLIAVAITVAYVYSSAVVFGLEGMDFFWELATLIVIMLLGHWIEMKSVMGASRALELLVQMMPSEAHLVQGDQIKDIKVDQLKKEDIILIKANEKIPADGTVVDGESHLDESMLTGESKPVKKSKGDQVIGGSVNGSQSIKVKVSKTGKESYLNKVITLVEEAQKAKSKTQNLANIAARWLTFIAIGAGTATLVTWISLGKPLDFALERMVTVMVISCPHALGLAIPLVVAISTAVSASKGLLIRNRTAFENARKITAMVFDKTGTLTEGKFGVSRYESLTDDIDKEELLAFAASLEQQSEHPIAQGIVKVAKEAGLTLKKVENFESLTAKGIQGKIDGKSWKVVSPRYLKENKIEIPEKAGSDAAETIVFALREEKLIGFIALSDKIREESSKAIETLREKGMKLYMATGDNEKTAKAVSDKLGLDGYYSEVLPHQKVEIIKKLQKEGHFVAMTGDGVNDAPALAQANVGIAVGSGTDVAAETADIILVNSNPKDIANLVLFGRATYNKMIQNLAWATGYNAIALPLATGFIPGLVISPAIGAVFMSLSTVIVAINAQLLKRKMLL, encoded by the coding sequence ATGGAAAAGCATAACCACGACCATCAAAAGCATCACCATCATGAGCATGGTAGCGAGACTAAAAAGTCCCATTCATCAGGGCATCAAACCAACAACAAATCAGACCATCAGCATGGACACCACGATCACCATGCCATGATGATCGAAGATTTCAAAAAGCGTTTTTGGATTTCTCTGGTGCTCACTGTACCGATTCTGGCACTATCTCACATGATCCAGCAATTAATTGGATTTGAGATTACCTTTTTCGGTGATCAGTATGTACTTTTTGGCCTTTCGTCTATCCTCTTTTTCTATGGAGGATGGCCTTTCCTCAAAGGACTTTGGGACGAGCTAAAAGACAAAAACCCGGGAATGATGACCCTGATCGCAGTGGCCATTACCGTGGCTTACGTGTACAGCTCGGCAGTGGTTTTTGGTTTGGAGGGAATGGACTTCTTCTGGGAGTTGGCTACTCTGATTGTCATCATGCTGCTAGGGCATTGGATCGAGATGAAATCGGTCATGGGTGCATCAAGAGCGCTCGAATTACTGGTGCAGATGATGCCTTCCGAAGCGCATTTGGTACAAGGAGACCAAATCAAGGACATCAAGGTTGATCAACTGAAAAAGGAGGATATCATCCTGATAAAAGCCAATGAGAAAATACCTGCGGACGGCACAGTGGTGGATGGGGAAAGCCACCTGGACGAAAGCATGCTCACCGGTGAGAGCAAGCCGGTGAAAAAATCCAAAGGAGACCAGGTCATTGGTGGATCGGTAAATGGCAGCCAGTCCATCAAAGTAAAGGTGTCCAAAACCGGCAAAGAAAGCTACCTAAACAAAGTGATCACTTTGGTGGAAGAGGCTCAGAAAGCCAAATCCAAAACCCAAAATCTGGCCAACATTGCCGCCAGATGGCTCACGTTCATCGCCATTGGTGCCGGTACAGCTACGCTGGTGACCTGGATCAGCTTGGGTAAACCACTTGATTTTGCCCTTGAACGAATGGTGACCGTCATGGTTATTTCCTGTCCACACGCATTGGGTTTGGCCATTCCATTGGTCGTAGCAATTTCCACAGCTGTTTCCGCAAGCAAAGGCTTGCTAATCCGTAACCGTACCGCTTTTGAAAATGCCCGGAAAATTACTGCAATGGTATTTGACAAGACCGGGACTCTGACCGAAGGGAAGTTTGGGGTTTCACGATATGAGAGTCTGACGGATGATATAGACAAAGAAGAGCTATTGGCCTTTGCCGCTTCGTTGGAGCAGCAGTCCGAGCATCCAATTGCTCAAGGCATTGTGAAAGTAGCGAAAGAGGCAGGTCTGACATTGAAAAAGGTTGAAAATTTTGAATCGCTGACGGCCAAGGGTATTCAGGGCAAGATCGATGGGAAAAGCTGGAAGGTGGTCAGCCCAAGGTACCTGAAGGAAAACAAAATAGAGATACCAGAAAAAGCTGGCTCTGATGCAGCTGAAACCATAGTGTTTGCCCTCAGGGAAGAAAAACTTATTGGGTTCATTGCCCTGTCGGATAAGATCAGGGAAGAAAGCTCCAAGGCCATCGAAACGCTTCGGGAAAAAGGTATGAAACTGTATATGGCCACTGGTGACAATGAGAAAACGGCCAAAGCAGTAAGCGATAAACTTGGGCTGGATGGCTACTATAGCGAGGTGCTTCCACACCAAAAAGTAGAGATTATCAAGAAGCTTCAGAAGGAAGGCCACTTTGTGGCTATGACGGGTGATGGGGTAAATGATGCCCCTGCATTGGCACAAGCCAATGTGGGCATTGCTGTAGGTTCCGGTACCGATGTGGCTGCCGAGACAGCCGATATCATATTGGTCAACAGCAACCCAAAAGACATTGCCAACCTGGTACTGTTTGGCAGGGCCACCTACAACAAAATGATCCAGAACCTCGCTTGGGCTACCGGCTACAACGCGATTGCATTGCCGCTGGCCACAGGCTTTATTCCAGGTCTGGTGATCAGTCCTGCAATAGGTGCAGTATTCATGAGCCTGAGTACGGTCATTGTGGCCATTAATGCACAATTGCTGAAAAGGAAGATGTTGTTATAA
- a CDS encoding DUF2911 domain-containing protein, with product MMNKLIYTLALGLLIASCQNKKSEHGEHEHHQPEKAPTEQSDNSKKSIPQEAHGNVGNAHVSINYHSPAVRGRVIWGGLVPYDEVWVTGAHSATTIEFSKVIQIEETTIPKGKYAFFTIPGQERWTLILNKNWEQHLADDYDQAEDVIRIEVTPETEMPLTERLTYTIEDKGEGSGAIRMSWEKLSISLPFKTD from the coding sequence ATGATGAACAAACTGATTTACACACTTGCACTGGGATTGCTGATCGCATCCTGCCAAAACAAAAAAAGCGAACACGGTGAGCATGAGCACCATCAGCCGGAAAAAGCACCTACTGAACAATCGGACAACTCGAAAAAGAGCATTCCTCAGGAAGCGCATGGCAATGTGGGTAATGCCCATGTTTCTATTAACTACCATTCACCAGCCGTTAGAGGTAGGGTCATTTGGGGAGGCTTAGTACCCTATGATGAGGTTTGGGTAACCGGGGCACACAGTGCCACCACGATAGAATTTTCCAAAGTAATCCAAATCGAAGAAACTACGATCCCAAAAGGAAAATATGCGTTCTTTACCATTCCCGGACAGGAACGTTGGACATTGATCCTGAACAAAAACTGGGAGCAGCACCTGGCAGATGATTACGACCAGGCAGAGGATGTCATCAGGATTGAGGTAACACCGGAAACGGAAATGCCACTTACCGAACGACTAACTTATACCATTGAAGACAAGGGAGAGGGCTCAGGTGCTATCCGCATGTCATGGGAAAAGCTCAGTATTTCCCTTCCCTTTAAAACAGATTAA
- a CDS encoding PepSY domain-containing protein gives MKRNRNYYIRKIHRYLGIFIGIQFIGWTVSGLYFSWTDIDEIHGDQFHHEHVIPHSSRNLVSPAQLDSTIGISSLELRYINHQPHYWVNDSLLFNAETGQIKKGITEKEATEIAKNHLVENMEILKTELINETGNHHEYRGWPLPAWAVHFDHPDKLVAYIDASNGRFERVRHSSWRWFDFLWMFHTMDYAGRDNFNNWLLRAFSVFGLFTVLSGFTLYAVSSKTFLKTTSKLKKKK, from the coding sequence ATGAAACGAAACAGAAACTACTACATCCGAAAAATACACCGGTATCTGGGGATTTTTATAGGCATTCAGTTTATTGGGTGGACGGTCAGCGGCCTCTATTTCAGTTGGACGGATATTGACGAAATCCATGGAGACCAGTTCCACCATGAGCATGTCATACCGCATTCATCCAGGAACTTGGTCAGTCCGGCACAATTGGATTCAACGATTGGTATTTCATCCCTTGAGCTTCGCTACATCAATCACCAACCGCATTATTGGGTCAACGATAGCCTGCTTTTTAATGCAGAAACCGGGCAAATAAAGAAAGGTATAACCGAAAAAGAGGCGACTGAAATCGCAAAGAACCATCTCGTAGAAAACATGGAAATCCTGAAAACAGAACTGATTAATGAAACCGGCAACCATCATGAGTACCGTGGCTGGCCGCTACCAGCCTGGGCTGTCCACTTTGATCATCCCGACAAACTGGTAGCATACATAGATGCCTCCAATGGCCGCTTTGAGCGGGTAAGGCACAGCAGTTGGCGCTGGTTCGACTTTCTTTGGATGTTTCACACCATGGATTATGCCGGGCGGGACAACTTTAACAATTGGCTGCTCAGGGCATTTTCAGTCTTTGGCCTATTTACAGTGCTATCAGGCTTTACACTTTACGCAGTATCCTCTAAAACTTTCTTAAAAACCACTTCAAAACTTAAAAAGAAAAAATGA
- a CDS encoding APC family permease, with the protein MEESYKKGSLSLLGSIALGTGVMIGAGIFALLGQVAELSGTWFPYIFVLGALISAFSAYSYIKVSNTYPSAGGIAMILKKAYGKSTITASASLLMALSMVINESLVARTFGSYTLQLFEVENKELWIPILGVALLVSAFLINISGNKLIGKSSQFMSFIKIIGILIFAIGALWAVGFSLEGLIPKAIKNTDYSATSYIGALALSILAYKGFTTITNSGGEITEPKKNVGRSIIISLLICTVVYFMVAFAVNSSLTISEIIQAKDYSLAEAAKPAFGSYGLYFTVAIAIIATISGVIASIFAVSRMTAMLTDMELIPHSHLGMSGRIQKHMLVYVVFIAIILTIFFDLTRIASIGAIFYLVMDIIIHWGVYKYLRKEVKANGTIVLTAMVLDFIVLAAFLWIKASSDLLVLFVSASVILLVFAGEKWFLSRTDKST; encoded by the coding sequence ATGGAAGAAAGTTATAAAAAAGGAAGTTTAAGTTTATTAGGATCAATTGCTTTAGGCACTGGTGTAATGATCGGTGCAGGAATCTTTGCATTATTGGGCCAGGTGGCTGAACTGTCAGGGACCTGGTTTCCTTACATTTTCGTTTTGGGAGCTCTCATTTCAGCATTTAGTGCTTACTCCTACATCAAAGTTTCTAATACTTATCCTTCGGCTGGGGGGATAGCCATGATTTTGAAAAAAGCTTATGGTAAATCAACCATAACAGCTTCTGCATCATTATTAATGGCACTATCCATGGTAATCAACGAAAGCCTGGTTGCCAGAACTTTTGGCTCTTATACCCTACAACTGTTCGAAGTTGAAAACAAGGAACTTTGGATTCCCATATTGGGTGTTGCTCTTTTGGTTAGCGCTTTTTTGATTAACATATCTGGCAACAAGCTGATAGGAAAGTCATCACAGTTCATGTCATTTATCAAAATTATCGGAATTCTGATTTTTGCCATAGGAGCTCTCTGGGCAGTGGGTTTTTCTCTGGAAGGGTTGATACCAAAAGCCATCAAAAACACTGATTATTCAGCAACCAGTTATATTGGGGCTTTAGCACTTTCCATTTTGGCCTACAAAGGATTCACTACGATTACTAATAGTGGTGGCGAAATTACAGAACCCAAAAAAAATGTTGGCCGGTCTATTATTATTTCTTTATTGATATGCACAGTGGTGTATTTTATGGTTGCTTTCGCTGTAAACTCAAGCCTTACAATCTCTGAAATTATTCAGGCCAAAGATTACTCACTTGCTGAAGCTGCCAAGCCTGCTTTCGGTAGTTACGGACTTTACTTCACTGTGGCGATTGCCATTATAGCTACTATTTCGGGAGTGATTGCCAGCATTTTTGCAGTCTCTCGTATGACGGCTATGCTTACAGATATGGAACTTATTCCACATAGTCATTTGGGCATGTCAGGCCGAATACAGAAGCATATGTTGGTGTATGTGGTGTTTATCGCTATTATCCTGACTATTTTTTTTGATCTGACCAGAATTGCTTCCATAGGAGCTATTTTTTATTTGGTGATGGACATCATTATTCATTGGGGTGTATATAAGTATTTGAGGAAAGAGGTGAAAGCCAATGGAACAATTGTACTCACAGCGATGGTGTTGGATTTCATCGTATTGGCAGCGTTCTTATGGATCAAGGCATCGTCTGACCTGTTGGTTCTTTTTGTTTCTGCATCTGTGATACTACTAGTTTTCGCAGGTGAAAAATGGTTCTTAAGTCGGACAGATAAATCCACCTAA